In Triticum aestivum cultivar Chinese Spring chromosome 5B, IWGSC CS RefSeq v2.1, whole genome shotgun sequence, the following proteins share a genomic window:
- the LOC123114198 gene encoding uncharacterized protein, which translates to MRAMLARSPALPVPYLTATETAAASSAFFQPCHLSTSPSVTFSKKKHGTRLTVQPNTPHGNTKGASGIQGKWRTLSSDPAQAAAVVDAGDSKTWEECKQILTSLNFSTQDAEKMLKKAFGWLHSPYWTEERKKEVPSAEVVSGVLDYVRGLGLSDDDLYKLLKKFPEVLGCDLESEVKLNVGKLDSDWGINGKTLRSVLLRNPKVLGYNVDCRGDCAAQCTRCWVRF; encoded by the exons ATGCGTGC GATGTTGGCCAGGTCGCCGGCGCTGCCCGTCCCCTACCTGACGGCCACTGAAACTGCCGCCGCCTCCTCGGCCTTCTTCCAACCC TGCCATCTCTCCACTTCTCCAAGTGTCACCTTCTCCAAGAAGAAACATGGAACAAGATTAACTGTCCAGCCAAACACTCCGCATGGAAACACTAAAGGTGCAAGTGGGATTCAAGGAAAATGGCGTACACTGTCGTCTGACCCAGCTCAAGCCGCCGCTGTCGTGGACGCCGGTGACAGCAAGACATGGGAAGAGTGCAAGCAGATACTCACCTCACTGAATTTCTCCACCCAAGACGCCGAGAAGATGCTGAAGAAGGCGTTCGGGTGGCTCCATTCGCCGTACTGGACCGAGGAGAGAAAGAAGGAGGTTCCGAGCGCCGAGGTGGTAAGCGGAGTGCTGGACTACGTCAGGGGCCTGGGGCTCTCTGATGACGACCTTTACAAGCTGCTCAAGAAATTCCCAGAGGTTCTTGGGTGCGATCTTGAGAGCGAGGTGAAGCTGAATGTCGGCAAGCTGGACAGCGATTGGGGGATAAACGGGAAGACTCTCCGGAGTGTTCTTTTGCGGAATCCCAAGGTTTTGGGCTACAATGTGGATTGCCGAGGGGACTGCGCCGCGCAGTGCACCCGCTGCTGGGTTAGGTTTTAG